A DNA window from bacterium contains the following coding sequences:
- a CDS encoding glycosyltransferase family 39 protein, whose translation MKKSLSKNILVILLVTLISFSIYTIIPILIKKFSFLNHIIIAFYLEQLKHIILLLPVAVILYFIAPLRKILDYKNPIMKIKEPHFLIGIVLLSLLAANLISWKCYNHYPKEDDTAVYKQAQIFLTGKRWVPSQVYPEFFDGFNMINNNGRFFSMPAPGHPFLLLLGFLIKAPWIICPLIGALLLLVLYFLLKNLYTPFTARTGAVFLLLSPAFLFFSASFLNQNSSTLFSLLGLFLIIKLFNKKSQWYLALLSGFVISIAFLSRPTLPFAFFLSSLIFIIIMEHKKQLNKGMAVLFVTGFLPLLVFQLYDNFTLTGHPLHYGYSLCEFAKLNIAGFGTDIGSLSVNMEGHSLLKAIVNLMYNVFTISLHLFGWPLLSLVFVALWICKSKKTGFEWIFMGIIGLSIIFMGFFWAHGNTPTGPHYYYEIIPLLVIITAVKLESLAKPNIRAVVTLLFLIGIFSYIPNATKVFKVWGTNNNCYNEVTNRNIHNAIVFIKDPVGSDEKTVTLRRYNYLSVICRNDAIIENSDILYAEDLESKNNAKLIKLYTNRKIYLFEYLNNGNNWQVVPYTH comes from the coding sequence ATGAAAAAAAGTCTATCCAAAAACATACTCGTAATACTACTGGTTACACTCATCTCTTTCTCCATATATACAATTATTCCAATCTTAATAAAAAAATTCTCATTCTTAAATCATATAATAATTGCTTTTTATCTTGAACAACTAAAACATATAATCCTGCTTCTTCCCGTTGCCGTTATTCTCTATTTTATTGCTCCTCTCAGAAAAATTCTGGACTACAAAAATCCCATTATGAAAATAAAAGAACCTCATTTCCTTATCGGAATTGTTTTGCTATCCCTATTGGCTGCAAATTTAATATCCTGGAAATGTTATAACCACTACCCAAAAGAAGATGACACCGCCGTATATAAACAGGCTCAAATATTCTTAACGGGTAAAAGATGGGTACCTTCTCAGGTATATCCAGAATTTTTTGACGGTTTCAATATGATTAATAATAATGGCAGATTCTTTTCTATGCCCGCTCCGGGACACCCGTTTCTTCTGCTTTTAGGATTTCTAATCAAAGCCCCCTGGATAATTTGCCCTTTAATAGGCGCTCTTTTATTACTGGTTTTATATTTCTTGCTTAAAAACTTATATACACCTTTTACCGCCCGCACGGGAGCAGTATTCCTGCTTTTATCCCCTGCATTTTTGTTCTTCTCTGCATCATTCCTAAACCAGAACTCAAGCACATTGTTCTCATTACTCGGATTGTTTTTAATCATAAAACTTTTTAATAAAAAGTCCCAATGGTATCTGGCTTTATTATCAGGATTCGTCATAAGCATTGCTTTTTTATCAAGACCAACATTGCCTTTTGCTTTTTTCCTGTCCTCGCTGATATTTATTATTATAATGGAACACAAAAAACAATTAAACAAGGGAATGGCTGTTTTATTTGTCACGGGATTCCTGCCGTTATTGGTTTTCCAGTTGTATGATAATTTCACCCTGACCGGACACCCTCTACATTACGGTTATTCTTTGTGCGAATTCGCTAAATTAAATATTGCAGGTTTTGGCACGGATATTGGCTCTCTATCCGTTAATATGGAAGGGCATTCTTTGCTAAAAGCTATCGTAAATTTAATGTATAACGTTTTTACAATTTCGTTACATCTATTCGGTTGGCCGTTGTTATCCCTTGTATTTGTAGCTTTATGGATATGTAAAAGTAAAAAGACAGGTTTTGAGTGGATATTTATGGGCATAATCGGACTTTCCATAATATTTATGGGATTTTTCTGGGCGCACGGAAACACTCCGACAGGTCCTCATTATTATTACGAAATCATACCTTTGTTAGTAATTATTACTGCCGTAAAGCTTGAATCTTTAGCTAAACCGAACATACGAGCAGTGGTTACGTTATTATTTTTAATAGGTATTTTTTCTTATATACCGAATGCGACTAAAGTGTTCAAAGTATGGGGCACAAACAATAACTGTTATAATGAAGTAACTAACCGAAATATCCATAATGCAATAGTTTTTATCAAAGACCCTGTGGGCAGCGATGAAAAAACTGTAACGCTTAGAAGGTATAATTATTTATCCGTAATCTGCAGGAATGATGCCATAATTGAAAATAGCGACATTCTGTATGCGGAAGATTTGGAAAGTAAAAATAACGCTAAACTCATAAAACTATATACCAATAGGAAAATTTACTTGTTTGAATATCTCAACAACGGAAATAACTGGCAGGTAGTTCCATATACGCACTAA
- the iorA gene encoding indolepyruvate ferredoxin oxidoreductase subunit alpha, which yields MKVLLSGNEAVARGAYEAGCNIATAYPGTPSTEILENLRKYKDIYVEWATNEKVAFEVAVGASFAGARTLVAMKHVGLNVAADPLFTVSYEGVNGGFIVVSADDPGMWSSQNEQDNRWYALMAKIPMLEPSDSQETKDLIKLGFDISEEFDTPLLFRMTTRICHSSTPVTLEDKINHPIKGYVPNVSKFLCLPSNARRWHPIVENRLLKLQAYNEQLNKNLMEINDTSIGIITSGISYQYAKEVFPDASFLKLSMTYPLPIKLIKEFAGKVKKIYVIEENDPFLENNIKILGIQVTGKDKIPICGELTQAVLRKSFDISTPKPTELTVKIPKRPPVLCPGCPHRGAFYTINKLKLHAMGDIGCYTLGAFPPLNALETCVCMGASISNAYGIERASIPEDKTKLVAVIGDSTFFHTGVPALINLVYNNGCTTVLILDNLITAMTGHQQHPGTGQTAREEPARKVSIEELVKGCGVKRVFIVDPYNLDELKTILKREIAIPEPSVIIARRDCVLRIKPQFVMKVNNDVCTGCKLCINLGCPALTLKDNKAYIDPILCTGCGLCQQVCVKKSISQEPKC from the coding sequence ATGAAAGTTTTGCTTTCAGGTAACGAAGCTGTCGCCCGCGGGGCATACGAAGCAGGTTGCAATATCGCCACCGCATACCCCGGCACGCCTTCAACCGAAATACTTGAAAATCTTAGAAAATACAAAGACATTTATGTTGAATGGGCCACTAACGAGAAAGTTGCTTTTGAGGTCGCAGTAGGCGCTTCATTCGCCGGTGCAAGAACACTCGTCGCTATGAAGCACGTCGGACTCAACGTTGCCGCTGACCCACTCTTTACCGTCAGCTACGAAGGAGTAAACGGAGGATTTATAGTCGTTTCTGCAGATGACCCGGGTATGTGGTCTTCCCAGAACGAACAGGATAACCGATGGTATGCGCTTATGGCTAAAATACCTATGCTCGAACCTTCGGATTCACAGGAAACAAAAGATTTAATAAAACTTGGGTTTGACATATCGGAAGAGTTCGACACGCCTCTTCTCTTCAGAATGACCACAAGAATATGTCACTCAAGCACACCCGTAACACTTGAAGATAAAATCAATCATCCAATAAAAGGCTATGTGCCGAATGTTTCAAAGTTCCTTTGCCTGCCGTCTAATGCCCGACGCTGGCATCCTATCGTAGAAAACAGGCTTCTCAAACTTCAGGCTTATAACGAACAACTTAATAAAAATCTTATGGAAATAAACGATACCTCAATCGGTATCATTACTTCAGGCATATCTTATCAATACGCTAAAGAAGTTTTCCCGGATGCATCATTCCTTAAATTGTCAATGACATATCCCCTGCCAATCAAACTTATAAAAGAATTTGCAGGTAAAGTGAAAAAAATATACGTAATAGAAGAAAATGACCCGTTTCTCGAAAATAACATAAAAATATTAGGAATACAGGTAACGGGAAAAGATAAAATCCCAATCTGCGGAGAACTTACTCAAGCTGTGCTTAGAAAAAGTTTTGATATAAGCACTCCAAAACCAACCGAATTAACGGTAAAAATTCCTAAAAGACCTCCGGTGCTTTGTCCCGGATGCCCACACAGAGGCGCTTTCTACACGATAAATAAATTAAAACTTCACGCTATGGGAGATATCGGATGTTATACTCTTGGCGCATTTCCGCCGTTAAACGCTCTGGAAACCTGTGTCTGTATGGGCGCTTCCATAAGCAATGCTTACGGAATTGAAAGAGCATCTATCCCGGAAGATAAAACCAAACTTGTTGCGGTAATCGGAGACTCTACTTTCTTCCATACGGGAGTACCTGCGCTTATAAATCTTGTCTATAATAACGGATGCACTACTGTTTTGATCCTTGACAACCTTATCACCGCAATGACCGGGCACCAACAACACCCGGGAACGGGTCAAACCGCAAGAGAAGAACCCGCAAGAAAGGTATCAATAGAAGAACTCGTTAAAGGTTGTGGCGTAAAAAGGGTTTTCATAGTAGACCCGTATAACTTAGATGAATTAAAAACTATTCTAAAAAGAGAAATCGCCATTCCCGAACCTTCGGTTATCATAGCAAGACGGGATTGCGTTTTAAGAATAAAACCACAATTCGTAATGAAAGTAAACAACGACGTCTGCACAGGCTGTAAATTGTGTATAAATTTGGGATGCCCGGCATTAACATTAAAAGACAATAAAGCTTATATAGACCCTATACTATGCACCGGTTGCGGTTTATGCCAACAGGTGTGCGTAAAAAAATCAATCTCACAGGAACCAAAATGTTAA
- a CDS encoding methyltransferase domain-containing protein yields MHYYSFPSLYELAFKLPPLLLWRKKSLNALIKTLTGLKDIHHPQTILDVGCGAGVLTKTLSKIYPGAEILGIDKSNDMIGFAHKKYNQIAKFKQADFLAYEGKHDLVVSFYSFCFFPLNEGVEKIKHIINQKGRCIIVTCGKAAFSVPHKLLLKKITGSQIGLYSPKDFKELLPVQEFDISSKIISKTEGSFVLVISAKKTNDK; encoded by the coding sequence ATGCATTATTATAGCTTTCCGTCTTTGTATGAACTGGCTTTTAAGCTGCCACCTCTTTTATTATGGCGGAAAAAGAGTCTTAATGCGCTTATAAAAACACTTACGGGACTAAAGGATATACATCACCCACAAACAATATTAGATGTTGGCTGTGGAGCAGGAGTTCTGACTAAAACACTCAGTAAAATATATCCCGGCGCTGAAATATTGGGTATCGATAAATCCAACGATATGATTGGTTTTGCTCATAAAAAATATAACCAAATAGCAAAGTTCAAGCAAGCAGATTTCCTTGCTTATGAAGGCAAACACGATTTGGTAGTATCTTTTTATAGCTTTTGCTTCTTTCCTCTAAATGAAGGTGTTGAAAAAATCAAACATATTATAAACCAAAAAGGTCGTTGCATTATAGTAACCTGCGGCAAAGCAGCTTTCAGCGTTCCACATAAATTACTCTTAAAAAAAATCACGGGTTCACAAATAGGACTTTATTCGCCCAAAGACTTTAAAGAATTGTTACCCGTACAAGAATTTGACATAAGTTCAAAAATTATCAGCAAAACAGAAGGTAGTTTTGTTCTGGTTATATCTGCTAAAAAAACAAATGATAAATAA
- a CDS encoding XTP/dITP diphosphatase, translating into MEKQKLLVATNNKDKFKEITAILDSLNVEFVSLGNIDLPEEDGKTIEENAIKKSEFGFEIKKMLTIADDTGLEVDALNGAPGVYSSRFAGENVSYEDNRKKLLNELTGKKLEERKAKFRCIIAVSGLEKETKTFEGTVDGYITEDERGNSGFGYDAIFFVPEIGKTMAEMSSEEKNKISHRGRAIVKAKKYLENYPALAGQVGC; encoded by the coding sequence GTGGAGAAACAAAAACTACTTGTAGCAACCAATAATAAAGATAAGTTCAAAGAAATTACGGCAATACTGGATTCCCTGAATGTAGAATTTGTAAGCCTTGGAAATATTGATTTACCCGAAGAAGACGGAAAAACTATAGAAGAAAATGCAATTAAAAAATCAGAATTTGGGTTTGAAATAAAAAAAATGTTAACGATTGCAGATGACACAGGTCTTGAAGTAGATGCACTCAATGGAGCACCGGGTGTCTATTCATCAAGATTTGCCGGTGAAAATGTAAGTTATGAAGATAATAGAAAAAAATTATTAAACGAACTTACCGGTAAAAAATTAGAAGAAAGAAAAGCGAAATTCAGATGCATAATAGCGGTTTCCGGGTTAGAAAAAGAAACAAAAACTTTTGAAGGCACCGTTGATGGGTACATAACGGAAGATGAACGCGGAAATTCCGGGTTTGGCTATGATGCGATATTCTTTGTGCCGGAAATAGGGAAAACTATGGCGGAAATGAGTTCCGAAGAAAAAAATAAGATTTCGCATCGTGGAAGGGCAATAGTTAAGGCAAAAAAATATCTCGAAAATTATCCCGCCTTGGCGGGACAGGTAGGTTGTTAA
- the nrdR gene encoding transcriptional regulator NrdR yields MKCPYCSSEEDKVIDSRTGKDGSSVRRRRECLKCSKRYTTHEYIEKIPLTVIKRDGRREPFDRQKLIQGISIASSKRPISVDTLEQLIDEVILAIEDLGKKEVESKIIGEEVMKRLKKLDDITYIRFASVYRSFKDTSEFLEEVKHLLKNR; encoded by the coding sequence ATGAAATGTCCATATTGTAGCTCCGAAGAGGACAAGGTTATCGATTCCAGAACGGGCAAAGATGGAAGCTCGGTCAGGAGACGAAGAGAATGCCTTAAGTGCAGCAAAAGATATACAACTCATGAGTACATAGAGAAAATTCCTCTTACGGTAATAAAAAGAGACGGCAGAAGAGAACCTTTTGACCGTCAGAAATTGATTCAGGGGATAAGTATAGCATCAAGCAAAAGGCCTATTTCCGTAGATACATTGGAACAACTTATAGATGAAGTGATATTGGCAATTGAAGATTTGGGGAAAAAGGAAGTGGAGTCTAAAATTATAGGCGAAGAAGTAATGAAAAGGCTTAAAAAATTGGATGATATAACATATATAAGATTTGCCTCTGTATACCGCTCCTTTAAAGACACCAGCGAATTTCTTGAAGAAGTGAAACATTTATTGAAAAACAGGTAA
- the lnt gene encoding apolipoprotein N-acyltransferase, which produces MINNSFLTNKIRIALSLLTSFLLLFSFYLAPFVIFVSFIPLLFACLYAPQSHRNAFKYSFISGGVFASGLLYWILFLDAPIKAWLWLGVFLLFIYFGLVFGVTLWLISHLNKRGVLLIPIVWTAIEFLRSLTNDVGFPWGSMGYTIISYLPLIQSAEFAGLPGITFFILLINALLFYAISKRKIKYIYLSLAVMGIIYLQGIVSLKTIFYPTKLRVGIIQPNFMPELRQSEDFYYRMNVLYKLSKTAGKCDLLVWPESAVPGYFNLDNTETDVTKLVSSLNIPVVFGSGRFTPNNVYNSSFLMTPAGLNGFYDKQYLVPFGERLPFDNVFPRLRKLGFGQGDYAPGNEYKIFELPDKTPFSVLICFESIFPRVSRRFVREGAKFLVNITNDCWFGRTVAPYQHAQQGILRAVEYRIPIIRCANTGISYFVTPTGELKQRTAIFTQRVIIEDISLREGLTFYAKFGDWFAWLCVIIMVFLILYSKIRIPQKSKNN; this is translated from the coding sequence ATGATAAATAATTCTTTTCTTACGAATAAAATTCGTATAGCTCTGAGCTTGCTTACTTCTTTTTTACTACTTTTTTCTTTTTATCTTGCACCTTTTGTTATTTTCGTAAGTTTCATACCGTTACTCTTTGCCTGCCTTTATGCACCTCAATCTCACAGAAATGCTTTTAAATATAGTTTCATATCGGGCGGGGTATTTGCATCAGGATTGCTTTACTGGATATTGTTTCTTGATGCTCCAATAAAAGCATGGTTGTGGTTGGGCGTTTTTTTGCTTTTTATATATTTTGGATTGGTTTTCGGAGTAACTCTCTGGCTCATAAGCCATTTAAATAAAAGAGGCGTACTCCTCATTCCGATTGTATGGACAGCTATAGAATTTTTACGTTCATTAACTAACGACGTAGGATTCCCCTGGGGCAGTATGGGTTATACGATTATTTCTTACCTTCCGCTTATTCAATCTGCAGAATTCGCCGGTTTACCAGGAATAACATTTTTCATATTACTCATAAATGCACTTTTGTTCTACGCTATAAGTAAACGTAAAATTAAATATATTTATTTATCGCTTGCCGTCATGGGAATCATATATTTACAAGGCATTGTTTCCTTGAAAACAATTTTTTATCCTACAAAATTAAGAGTAGGCATTATCCAACCGAATTTTATGCCTGAATTAAGACAAAGTGAAGATTTTTATTATCGGATGAATGTGCTTTACAAACTAAGTAAAACCGCAGGAAAATGCGATTTGCTCGTTTGGCCTGAATCGGCAGTGCCGGGATATTTTAATCTGGATAATACGGAAACGGATGTAACTAAACTTGTATCTTCACTAAATATCCCTGTAGTGTTTGGAAGCGGAAGATTCACCCCCAATAACGTATACAACTCCTCTTTCCTGATGACTCCCGCAGGACTTAATGGATTTTATGACAAACAATATCTAGTTCCCTTTGGCGAAAGATTACCTTTTGATAATGTTTTTCCCCGTTTAAGAAAATTAGGTTTTGGACAGGGTGACTACGCTCCGGGCAACGAATATAAAATATTTGAACTCCCCGATAAAACACCATTTTCAGTTTTGATTTGCTTTGAATCAATCTTTCCCAGAGTATCTAGAAGGTTTGTCCGTGAAGGAGCAAAATTCCTTGTAAACATAACGAATGACTGCTGGTTCGGAAGAACCGTAGCTCCATATCAACACGCCCAGCAGGGAATACTAAGAGCAGTAGAATACCGCATTCCCATCATAAGATGCGCTAATACGGGCATTTCCTATTTCGTGACACCAACCGGAGAATTAAAACAAAGAACCGCTATTTTTACTCAACGCGTAATTATAGAAGATATATCTTTACGCGAAGGGCTTACTTTTTACGCCAAATTCGGTGATTGGTTTGCCTGGCTGTGTGTCATAATTATGGTCTTCTTAATATTGTATTCTAAAATACGTATCCCCCAAAAATCAAAAAACAATTAG
- a CDS encoding desulfoferrodoxin family protein, whose translation MEFNINPITGQPYNSPDSPKILKVKVVHPVKPNQQKHFISYIKVFLNKDLVVEQHFKSQSSDSAQEVCYSLIDAKIGDKILTEAKCSIYGTDKKELLISEPKQGEK comes from the coding sequence ATGGAATTTAATATCAACCCCATTACTGGTCAACCATACAATTCCCCAGACAGTCCAAAAATATTAAAAGTTAAAGTAGTTCATCCCGTGAAGCCAAACCAACAGAAACATTTTATATCTTATATAAAGGTTTTTCTGAATAAAGATTTAGTGGTGGAACAACATTTCAAAAGCCAATCCAGTGATTCAGCGCAAGAAGTATGTTATTCCTTGATAGATGCAAAAATCGGAGATAAAATACTAACAGAAGCTAAATGTAGTATTTATGGAACGGACAAGAAAGAACTTTTGATATCTGAGCCGAAGCAAGGTGAAAAGTAA
- a CDS encoding SPOR domain-containing protein: MYKNIGITFFTICISTGLTMASTTIDTILITDMPAEVETVAVTKTNVETVTVVKDITPSATEIAQPVVKEEPVKTQEVSRTGTIRIQFGAFNIKENAEKLYNLLKTQYGDIFYMENINSYWKVGAQNYTTLKSAKAAKKTFISQGFTTIFITH; this comes from the coding sequence ATGTATAAAAATATAGGAATAACGTTTTTTACAATATGTATTTCCACGGGTTTAACAATGGCATCAACAACAATAGATACCATCTTAATTACGGATATGCCTGCTGAAGTTGAAACGGTAGCAGTAACAAAAACAAACGTTGAAACCGTTACGGTAGTAAAAGACATAACTCCATCGGCAACCGAGATAGCTCAACCGGTAGTAAAAGAAGAACCTGTAAAAACGCAAGAAGTATCCCGGACAGGAACTATCAGAATACAATTTGGCGCATTTAATATAAAAGAAAATGCAGAAAAATTATATAACCTTTTAAAAACACAATATGGAGATATTTTTTATATGGAAAATATAAATTCTTACTGGAAAGTAGGAGCTCAAAACTATACTACACTAAAATCGGCAAAAGCTGCAAAGAAAACTTTTATTTCCCAGGGATTCACGACTATCTTCATAACGCATTAA
- a CDS encoding indolepyruvate oxidoreductase subunit beta, whose translation MKETSVLICGVGGQGILLASDLLGKVAIEAGLDAKKSEVHGMAQRGGAVVSIVRFGVKIYSPIIGENEADFILSFEILETLRQIKFLKKSGVCIVNNYKLPPFSVSTGIDKYPENIPEEIKKHSKEMFLINGLELAKEIGNSKTVNVILLGALAKRLDFPKECWIKTIKEHFPPKIIDINLKAFELGYNS comes from the coding sequence ATGAAAGAAACAAGCGTTCTTATATGCGGAGTAGGCGGGCAGGGAATACTTCTTGCCTCTGATTTACTCGGCAAAGTAGCAATTGAAGCAGGACTTGATGCGAAAAAAAGTGAAGTCCACGGTATGGCTCAACGCGGAGGTGCAGTCGTTTCTATAGTCAGATTCGGGGTAAAAATTTACTCTCCCATTATAGGAGAAAACGAAGCCGATTTTATACTTTCTTTTGAAATATTGGAAACCCTCCGGCAAATAAAATTCCTGAAAAAATCGGGAGTATGCATTGTAAATAATTATAAATTGCCCCCGTTCTCCGTATCAACAGGTATAGATAAATATCCCGAAAATATTCCCGAAGAAATAAAAAAACACTCAAAAGAAATGTTCTTGATAAATGGATTGGAACTGGCAAAGGAAATAGGGAACTCCAAAACAGTAAATGTCATCCTTCTTGGCGCGCTTGCAAAAAGACTCGATTTCCCTAAAGAATGCTGGATTAAAACTATCAAAGAACACTTTCCTCCAAAAATAATTGATATAAACCTCAAGGCTTTTGAATTAGGCTATAACAGTTAA
- a CDS encoding ATP-dependent 6-phosphofructokinase — protein sequence MINIKKIGILTRDCAGVNAAIRAIVRTACAYDMEIVGIMRGYEGLINNEIIPLSSRSVSGIINLGGTILKTSRSKTFCSSEGRSQAAKNIRANGIDGLIVVGGNGSLTGAHLLAVEHNIPVIGVPTTIDNDINGVDNAIGADTAINVAIDALDKIRDTAVSLERIFVVEVMGRNCGYIASKVALAGGCEEVLLPERDFNMDNLCEDIEKASKKGKVSWIIITAEGKAKALDLVRTINEKTGFDIRAVVLGHIQRGGHPTAFDRVLAAYYGNFAVELFRKGEINKCMRLEKNNTMVSFPLEEAIKPKNIEVEKCYGLIKILAG from the coding sequence ATGATTAATATCAAAAAAATAGGTATTTTGACGCGCGACTGCGCGGGAGTAAATGCGGCTATAAGAGCAATCGTAAGAACGGCATGCGCTTATGATATGGAAATCGTTGGTATAATGAGAGGGTATGAAGGTTTGATAAACAATGAGATTATACCTCTTTCCAGCCGTTCAGTTTCAGGTATAATTAATTTAGGCGGAACTATTTTGAAAACTTCCCGTTCCAAGACATTTTGCAGTAGCGAGGGTAGGTCGCAAGCGGCAAAAAATATAAGAGCCAATGGAATTGACGGTTTAATTGTCGTAGGCGGTAACGGTTCATTAACCGGGGCGCATTTATTAGCCGTTGAACATAATATTCCTGTAATAGGGGTGCCTACTACGATTGACAACGATATAAACGGTGTGGATAATGCAATTGGAGCGGATACTGCAATAAACGTAGCGATAGATGCATTGGATAAGATAAGGGATACGGCAGTTTCTCTGGAAAGGATATTTGTTGTAGAAGTTATGGGACGCAATTGCGGTTATATAGCTTCAAAAGTTGCGTTAGCGGGTGGGTGTGAGGAAGTTTTGTTGCCGGAAAGAGATTTCAATATGGACAATCTTTGTGAAGATATTGAAAAAGCAAGCAAAAAAGGGAAAGTAAGCTGGATAATTATAACGGCGGAAGGCAAAGCAAAAGCTCTGGATTTAGTGCGTACTATTAATGAAAAGACAGGGTTTGACATACGGGCGGTAGTTTTGGGGCATATCCAGAGAGGCGGTCATCCGACTGCTTTTGACAGGGTGCTTGCGGCATATTACGGGAATTTTGCAGTTGAACTTTTTAGAAAAGGCGAGATTAACAAATGTATGCGGTTAGAAAAGAATAATACTATGGTAAGTTTCCCCTTAGAAGAGGCAATTAAACCTAAGAACATTGAAGTAGAGAAGTGCTACGGTTTAATTAAAATCCTTGCAGGTTAA
- a CDS encoding nitroreductase family protein, whose translation MDVKQAISERRAYRSFEPVEITEELINKFAESAGLAPSCFNNQPWRFVFVYEPELLKSMHSAFSKGNEWAQYASMIIVVFSKKESDCDIKGREYFLFDTGMAVGFMMLTATELGLVAHPIAGYNEDKVKEIVGIPADMKVITLILVGKHSETINPILSEKQVKDEKNRPDRMPLDKFVYKNKVV comes from the coding sequence ATGGACGTTAAACAAGCAATATCGGAAAGAAGGGCGTATCGTTCGTTTGAGCCCGTGGAAATCACGGAAGAGTTAATTAATAAGTTTGCAGAAAGTGCAGGTTTGGCTCCTTCTTGTTTCAATAACCAGCCGTGGAGGTTTGTATTCGTTTATGAACCTGAATTATTGAAAAGTATGCATTCTGCTTTTTCCAAAGGGAATGAGTGGGCGCAATATGCATCTATGATAATAGTTGTTTTCAGCAAAAAGGAATCCGATTGTGACATAAAGGGAAGAGAGTATTTCTTGTTTGATACGGGTATGGCGGTTGGTTTTATGATGTTAACGGCGACCGAACTCGGTCTAGTAGCGCATCCTATTGCGGGTTATAATGAAGATAAGGTTAAGGAAATAGTCGGTATTCCTGCGGATATGAAAGTTATAACGCTTATACTGGTAGGGAAGCATTCGGAAACAATCAATCCTATTCTTTCGGAGAAGCAGGTCAAGGATGAGAAAAACAGACCGGATAGGATGCCATTAGATAAATTTGTTTATAAGAACAAGGTTGTTTGA